One Streptomyces sp. ML-6 genomic region harbors:
- the dut gene encoding dUTP diphosphatase, with translation MRHPVDVLIRRIDPEVPIPAYGHPGDAGVDLVTTEAVELAPGERAVLPTGVAIALPDGYAAFVHPRSGLAARCGVALVNAPGTVDAGYRGEIRVIVINLDPREPVRFDRFDRIAQLVVQQVEKVRFHEVAELPGSARGDGGFGSTGGHASGDVGGVRDGITQGGNSYASVVPDREGQ, from the coding sequence ATGCGCCACCCCGTGGACGTACTGATCCGCCGGATCGACCCGGAGGTGCCGATTCCGGCCTACGGCCACCCGGGCGACGCCGGGGTCGATCTGGTGACCACCGAGGCCGTCGAGCTCGCTCCGGGCGAGCGGGCGGTGCTGCCCACCGGTGTGGCGATCGCGCTGCCCGACGGGTACGCCGCGTTCGTGCACCCGCGCTCCGGCCTCGCCGCCCGCTGCGGAGTCGCCCTGGTGAATGCCCCGGGGACGGTTGACGCCGGGTACCGTGGAGAGATCAGGGTGATCGTCATCAATCTCGACCCGCGTGAGCCCGTGCGGTTCGACCGGTTCGACCGGATTGCCCAACTGGTTGTCCAGCAGGTCGAGAAGGTGCGCTTCCACGAGGTGGCGGAGCTGCCCGGCTCGGCTCGCGGCGACGGGGGCTTCGGATCCACCGGAGGACATGCTTCCGGTGATGTCGGTGGTGTCAGGGACGGGATCACCCAGGGCGGGAACAGCTACGCTTCGGTCGTACCCGACCGGGAAGGACAGTGA
- a CDS encoding DUF4193 domain-containing protein, with protein MATDYDTPRKTDDDVDQDSLEELKARRSDKTASAVDVDEFDAAEGLELPGADLSNEELAVRVLPKQADEFTCMSCFLVHHRSQLAREKNGQPICRDCD; from the coding sequence ATGGCAACGGATTACGACACCCCACGCAAGACCGACGACGACGTCGATCAGGACAGCCTGGAGGAGCTCAAGGCACGCCGGAGCGACAAGACCGCCTCCGCCGTCGACGTCGACGAGTTCGACGCGGCCGAAGGACTGGAGCTGCCCGGCGCGGACCTGTCCAACGAGGAGCTCGCCGTCCGGGTCCTGCCCAAGCAGGCCGACGAGTTCACCTGCATGAGCTGCTTCCTCGTGCACCACAGGAGCCAGCTCGCGCGCGAGAAGAACGGCCAGCCGATCTGCCGCGACTGCGACTAG
- the kdpA gene encoding potassium-transporting ATPase subunit KdpA, whose amino-acid sequence MSPVLAGVLQVLALVVALGLAYRPLGDHMARVYSSEKHLRVEKWIYRTVGVDPNTRMRWPAYLRGVLAFSVVSVLFLYLLQRLQGSLPGSLGFVSIDPDQAFNTAASFVANTNWQSYSGEQAMGHVVQTGGLAVQNFVSAAVGTAVAVSLVRGFAGSRTGELGNFWADLVRGTVRILLPIAVVGALVLVACGVIQNFSGIHEVGQFTGGSQQWNGGAVASQEVIKELGTNGGGYFNANSSHPFENPNGLSNLFEIFLILVIPFALTRTFGRMVGSLKQGYAILGTMATIWVGFTALMMWTEFSHNGPAFDIAGGAMEGKETRFGIAGSSIFAVTTTLTSTGAVNSFHSSYTGLGGGITMLGMQLGEIAPGGVGSGLYGMLVMAVIAVFIAGLMVGRTPEYLGKKIGTREIKLAACYLLITPALVLCFTAAAMALPTPPHSMLNSGAHGFSEVLYAYTSGANNNGSAFAGLNADTQWFNTSIGLAMLLGRFLPMVFVLALAGSLAEQKPVPVTPGTLGTHRPLFSGLLAGTILIITGLTYFPALALGPLAEGLAS is encoded by the coding sequence ATGAGCCCCGTCCTCGCCGGTGTGCTCCAGGTCCTCGCGCTCGTCGTGGCGCTGGGACTGGCGTACCGCCCGCTCGGCGACCACATGGCCCGCGTCTACTCCTCGGAGAAGCACCTCCGCGTCGAGAAGTGGATCTACCGGACCGTCGGCGTCGACCCGAACACCCGGATGCGCTGGCCCGCGTATCTGCGGGGTGTGCTCGCCTTCTCCGTGGTGAGCGTCCTCTTCCTGTACCTGCTCCAGCGGCTCCAGGGCAGCCTGCCCGGCTCGCTCGGCTTCGTCTCGATCGACCCGGACCAGGCGTTCAACACGGCGGCTTCGTTCGTCGCGAACACCAACTGGCAGTCGTACTCCGGCGAACAGGCCATGGGCCACGTCGTGCAGACCGGCGGCCTGGCCGTGCAGAACTTCGTCTCGGCCGCTGTCGGCACAGCCGTCGCGGTGTCCCTGGTACGGGGCTTCGCCGGGTCCCGCACCGGTGAACTCGGCAACTTCTGGGCCGACCTGGTGCGCGGCACCGTGCGGATCCTGCTGCCGATCGCCGTGGTCGGCGCCCTGGTGCTCGTCGCCTGCGGCGTGATCCAGAACTTCTCCGGCATCCACGAGGTCGGGCAGTTCACCGGCGGTTCGCAGCAGTGGAACGGCGGCGCGGTGGCCTCCCAGGAGGTCATCAAGGAGCTGGGCACGAACGGTGGCGGCTACTTCAACGCCAACTCGTCCCACCCGTTCGAGAACCCCAACGGCCTGTCCAACCTCTTCGAGATCTTCCTGATCCTGGTCATCCCCTTCGCGCTGACCCGCACCTTCGGCCGGATGGTCGGCTCGCTCAAGCAGGGCTACGCGATCCTCGGCACCATGGCCACCATCTGGGTCGGTTTCACGGCGCTGATGATGTGGACGGAGTTCTCCCACAACGGGCCCGCGTTCGATATCGCCGGCGGGGCGATGGAGGGCAAGGAGACCCGGTTCGGGATCGCCGGCTCGTCGATCTTCGCCGTGACCACCACACTCACCTCCACCGGCGCGGTGAACTCCTTCCACTCCTCGTACACCGGCCTCGGCGGCGGCATCACCATGCTCGGGATGCAGCTGGGCGAGATCGCGCCCGGCGGGGTCGGCTCCGGCCTCTACGGAATGCTGGTCATGGCGGTCATCGCCGTGTTCATCGCCGGACTGATGGTCGGCCGCACGCCCGAGTACCTCGGCAAGAAGATCGGCACCCGCGAGATCAAGCTCGCCGCCTGCTACCTCCTGATCACCCCGGCACTGGTGCTCTGCTTCACCGCCGCGGCGATGGCGCTGCCCACCCCGCCCCACTCGATGCTGAACTCCGGCGCGCACGGGTTCTCCGAGGTGCTCTACGCCTACACCTCGGGCGCGAACAACAACGGTTCCGCGTTCGCCGGGCTGAACGCGGACACGCAGTGGTTCAACACCTCGATCGGCCTCGCGATGCTGCTCGGCCGGTTCCTGCCGATGGTGTTCGTCCTCGCGCTGGCCGGCTCGCTCGCCGAGCAGAAGCCCGTGCCGGTCACCCCGGGAACCCTGGGCACGCACCGGCCGCTGTTCAGCGGCCTGCTGGCCGGAACGATCCTGATCATCACCGGTCTCACCTACTTCCCGGCGCTCGCACTGGGACCGCTCGCCGAAGGGCTGGCGTCATGA
- a CDS encoding PaaI family thioesterase: MSGTSEALKPPADAVKPVRHPEAPAPGELLGAHYEHCFGCGEGQPHGLHLQTRAGDGVRVTAEFTVRAAHQGAPGLAHGGILATALDETLGSLNWLLRVIAVTGRLETDFVSPVPVDTVLHLDAEVVAVHGRKIYSRATGRIGGPDGPVAVRAQALFIEVKVDHFIENGRPEEIRAAMADPDQVKRARAFEVNP; encoded by the coding sequence GTGAGTGGAACATCTGAGGCCCTGAAGCCCCCGGCCGACGCGGTGAAACCGGTCCGGCACCCCGAAGCCCCGGCCCCGGGCGAGCTTCTCGGCGCGCACTACGAACACTGTTTCGGCTGCGGGGAAGGGCAGCCGCACGGGCTGCACCTCCAGACGCGGGCCGGTGACGGCGTCCGCGTCACCGCCGAGTTCACCGTCCGGGCCGCCCACCAGGGCGCCCCGGGCCTGGCGCACGGCGGCATCCTGGCCACCGCGCTGGACGAGACGCTCGGCTCGCTGAACTGGCTGCTCCGGGTGATCGCCGTGACCGGCCGGCTGGAGACCGACTTCGTGAGCCCGGTGCCGGTGGACACCGTGCTGCACCTCGACGCCGAGGTCGTCGCGGTGCACGGCCGGAAGATCTACTCGCGGGCGACCGGCCGGATCGGCGGCCCGGACGGGCCCGTGGCGGTCCGGGCCCAGGCCCTCTTCATCGAGGTCAAGGTCGACCACTTCATCGAGAACGGCCGCCCGGAGGAGATCCGGGCCGCGATGGCCGACCCCGACCAGGTCAAGCGCGCCCGTGCGTTCGAGGTGAACCCCTGA
- the kdpB gene encoding potassium-transporting ATPase subunit KdpB: MTTRTEQEDPVSTVTPTRAPHREAPAEQRGEGRVGGGLFDPAQLVRSLPDAVRKLDPRVMAKSPVMFVVLVGSVFTTVLACLEPGEWFGWAIAVWLWLTTIFANLAEAVAEGRGKAQADTLRRARTDTVARRLTGGNEERVPGTELRIGDLVVCEAGDIIPGDGDVVEGVASVDESAITGESAPVIRESGGDRSAVTGGTKVLSDRIVVRITTRPGETFIDRMIALVEGAARQKTPNEIALNILLASLTVVFLLAVVTLQPFAVYAGQEQSMIVLTALLVCLIPTTIGALLSAIGIAGMDRLVQRNVLAMSGRAVEAAGDVSTLLLDKTGTITLGNRQAAEFVPVKGTTAAELADAAQLSSLADETPEGRSIVVLAKEKYGLRERHQGELSGAEWVAFTAQTRMSGVDVDGRRVRKGATGSVVAWVGERGGTVTREAQALTDTISAAGGTPLLVAVEDEHGARVLGVIHLKDVVKEGMRERFAELRRMGIRTVMITGDNPLTAKAIAEEAGVDDFLAEATPEDKMALIKREQAGGKLVAMTGDGTNDAPALAQADVGVAMNTGTSAAKEAGNMVDLDSNPTKLIEIVEIGKQLLITRGALTTFSIANDVAKYFAIIPAMFAVVYPGLDKLNIMQLSSPQSAILSAVIFNALIIVALVPLALKGVRYRPSGADSMLRRNLGIYGLGGLVAPFIGIKIIDMVISLVPGLN, from the coding sequence ATGACCACTCGTACGGAACAGGAGGACCCGGTGTCCACCGTCACCCCCACCCGGGCACCGCACCGGGAAGCGCCCGCGGAGCAGCGGGGCGAAGGACGCGTCGGCGGGGGCCTGTTCGACCCCGCGCAGCTGGTCCGGTCCCTGCCCGACGCCGTGCGCAAGCTCGACCCCCGGGTGATGGCCAAGTCCCCGGTGATGTTCGTGGTGCTGGTCGGTTCGGTGTTCACGACCGTACTGGCGTGCCTGGAGCCGGGGGAGTGGTTCGGCTGGGCGATCGCGGTCTGGCTGTGGCTGACCACGATCTTCGCCAACCTGGCGGAGGCGGTCGCCGAGGGACGCGGCAAGGCGCAGGCCGACACGCTGCGCAGGGCCAGGACCGACACCGTCGCACGGCGGCTGACCGGCGGGAACGAGGAGCGGGTGCCCGGCACCGAGCTGCGCATCGGTGACCTGGTGGTCTGCGAGGCCGGTGACATCATCCCGGGCGACGGAGACGTCGTCGAGGGCGTCGCGAGCGTGGACGAGTCGGCGATCACCGGCGAGTCCGCCCCGGTCATCCGGGAGTCCGGCGGCGACCGCAGCGCCGTCACCGGGGGCACGAAGGTGCTCTCCGACCGCATCGTCGTCAGGATCACCACCAGGCCCGGCGAGACCTTCATCGACCGGATGATCGCCCTGGTCGAGGGCGCCGCCCGGCAGAAGACGCCCAACGAGATCGCGCTGAACATCCTTCTCGCGTCCCTCACCGTCGTCTTCCTGCTCGCCGTCGTCACCCTCCAGCCCTTCGCGGTGTACGCCGGGCAGGAACAGTCGATGATCGTGCTGACCGCGCTGCTGGTCTGCCTGATCCCGACCACCATCGGCGCGCTGCTCTCCGCCATCGGCATCGCCGGCATGGACCGCCTCGTGCAGCGCAACGTCCTCGCCATGTCGGGGCGTGCCGTCGAGGCCGCCGGGGACGTGTCGACGCTGCTGCTCGACAAGACCGGCACCATCACGCTCGGCAACCGGCAGGCCGCCGAGTTCGTACCCGTGAAGGGCACGACCGCGGCCGAACTGGCCGACGCCGCCCAACTGTCGTCGCTCGCCGACGAGACGCCGGAGGGCCGCTCGATCGTCGTGCTCGCCAAGGAGAAGTACGGACTGCGCGAACGTCACCAGGGCGAACTGTCCGGCGCCGAATGGGTGGCCTTCACCGCCCAGACCCGGATGTCCGGCGTCGACGTGGACGGACGCAGGGTCCGCAAGGGAGCGACCGGCTCGGTCGTCGCCTGGGTCGGGGAACGCGGCGGCACCGTCACGCGGGAGGCGCAGGCGCTCACCGACACGATCTCCGCAGCGGGCGGCACACCGCTGCTGGTGGCCGTGGAGGACGAGCACGGCGCCCGGGTCCTCGGCGTCATCCACCTCAAGGACGTCGTCAAGGAGGGCATGCGGGAACGATTCGCCGAGCTGCGCCGGATGGGCATCAGGACGGTCATGATCACGGGTGACAACCCGCTGACCGCCAAGGCCATCGCCGAGGAGGCCGGCGTCGACGACTTCCTCGCCGAGGCCACGCCCGAGGACAAGATGGCCCTCATCAAGCGTGAACAGGCGGGCGGCAAGCTCGTCGCCATGACCGGCGACGGCACCAACGACGCCCCCGCGCTCGCCCAGGCGGACGTCGGGGTGGCCATGAACACCGGCACCTCGGCCGCCAAGGAGGCCGGGAACATGGTGGACCTGGACTCCAACCCCACCAAGCTGATCGAGATCGTCGAGATCGGCAAGCAACTGCTCATCACCCGGGGCGCGCTGACGACCTTCTCCATCGCCAACGACGTCGCGAAGTACTTCGCGATCATCCCCGCGATGTTCGCCGTGGTGTACCCGGGCCTGGACAAGCTCAACATCATGCAGCTGTCCTCGCCCCAGTCCGCGATCCTCTCGGCGGTGATCTTCAACGCGCTGATCATCGTCGCCCTGGTGCCGCTCGCCCTGAAGGGCGTGCGCTACCGGCCCAGCGGTGCCGACTCGATGCTCCGGCGCAACCTGGGGATCTACGGACTCGGCGGCCTGGTCGCCCCGTTCATCGGGATCAAGATCATCGACATGGTCATCTCGCTCGTACCCGGGCTGAACTGA
- a CDS encoding potassium-transporting ATPase subunit C, with protein MNNSVANTARLLWAGLRALLVLTVVCGVLYPLVVTGVAQGVFPERANGSEITANGKVVGSELIGQRYDLPLKKGQETAAPDLRWFQPRPSNGLGTNSVNTRYELILSGATNRSGDSEELVDQVTAAKAAVVKDNSVPGHPVDPADVPADAVTSSGSGLDPDISPQYARLQVRRVAERNHLPVERVEKLVEQHTDGRILGFVGEPRVNVLRLNIALEQLVNGG; from the coding sequence ATGAACAACTCCGTAGCGAACACCGCCCGGTTGCTGTGGGCCGGGCTGCGCGCCCTGCTCGTCCTCACCGTCGTCTGCGGCGTGCTCTACCCGCTCGTCGTGACGGGCGTCGCCCAGGGCGTCTTCCCCGAGAGGGCCAACGGCTCCGAGATCACCGCGAACGGCAAGGTCGTCGGCTCCGAGCTCATCGGCCAGCGTTACGACCTGCCGCTGAAGAAGGGACAGGAGACCGCGGCCCCCGACCTCAGGTGGTTCCAGCCGCGCCCCTCCAACGGCCTGGGCACCAACAGCGTCAACACCCGGTACGAGCTGATCCTCTCCGGCGCGACCAACCGTTCCGGCGACAGCGAGGAGCTCGTCGACCAGGTCACCGCCGCCAAGGCCGCCGTCGTGAAGGACAACTCCGTACCCGGCCACCCGGTCGACCCCGCCGATGTGCCGGCCGACGCCGTCACCTCCTCGGGCTCCGGCCTCGACCCGGACATCTCCCCGCAGTACGCACGGCTCCAGGTGCGCCGGGTGGCCGAGCGCAACCATCTGCCCGTCGAACGGGTGGAGAAGCTCGTCGAGCAGCACACCGACGGCCGGATTCTCGGCTTCGTCGGGGAGCCGAGGGTCAATGTCCTCCGGCTCAACATCGCCCTCGAACAGCTGGTGAACGGGGGCTGA
- a CDS encoding DUF3093 domain-containing protein, with protein MQPSTPPFDERLTAPRSWWLIAFLVGIACALMLLPLGTVPLLAGLVGGTALTAVAVSSYGSARVRVVGGALVAGDARIPVTALGEAEVLEGEEARAWRSYKADTRAFMLLRSYIPTAVRIEVTDPQDPTPYVYLSTREPQALVAALTAVRA; from the coding sequence ATGCAGCCTTCCACGCCGCCTTTCGACGAACGACTGACCGCGCCCCGCTCCTGGTGGCTCATCGCCTTCCTGGTCGGCATCGCCTGCGCCCTGATGCTGCTGCCGCTGGGCACGGTGCCGCTGCTGGCCGGTCTGGTGGGCGGCACGGCCCTGACGGCGGTCGCGGTCAGCTCCTACGGCTCGGCCAGGGTCCGGGTGGTGGGGGGCGCCCTGGTGGCGGGCGACGCGCGGATCCCGGTGACGGCGCTCGGCGAGGCCGAGGTGCTGGAGGGGGAGGAGGCGCGCGCGTGGCGCTCGTACAAGGCGGACACCCGCGCGTTCATGCTGCTGCGCAGCTACATCCCGACGGCGGTCCGGATCGAGGTCACCGACCCGCAGGACCCGACTCCGTACGTCTATCTGTCCACCCGTGAGCCGCAGGCCCTGGTGGCGGCGCTCACGGCCGTACGGGCGTAG
- a CDS encoding DUF3710 domain-containing protein — MFGRRKKSGSAEDVADEARGAEQVVDELDDADGADSGPRRVNLPPAPRPDGPWDVSEVSQPGEGRVDLGGIFVPGVEGMELRVEVAGDAIVAATVVLRDSAIQLQAFAAPKKEGIWGEVREEIATGITQQGGIIDEVEGPLGWELRAQVPVQLPDGTNGVQLVRFVGVDGPRWFLRGVISGQGAVQPEAAGLLETIFRDTVVVRGEGPMAPRDPIVLKLPNDAQMVPEGVQQENQEGSRFSGDMGRLQRGPEITEVR, encoded by the coding sequence GTGTTCGGACGTCGCAAGAAGAGTGGTTCCGCCGAGGACGTGGCGGACGAAGCGCGCGGGGCCGAGCAGGTCGTCGACGAGCTCGATGACGCGGACGGGGCCGACAGCGGCCCGCGGCGGGTGAATCTCCCGCCGGCACCGCGGCCGGACGGGCCGTGGGACGTCTCCGAGGTCTCCCAGCCCGGCGAGGGCCGGGTGGACCTGGGCGGCATCTTCGTGCCCGGCGTCGAGGGCATGGAGCTGCGCGTCGAGGTGGCCGGTGACGCGATCGTCGCCGCGACCGTGGTGCTGCGCGACAGCGCCATTCAGCTGCAGGCCTTCGCCGCCCCCAAGAAGGAGGGCATCTGGGGCGAGGTCCGTGAGGAGATCGCCACCGGCATCACCCAGCAGGGCGGGATCATCGACGAGGTCGAGGGTCCGCTGGGCTGGGAGCTGCGTGCCCAGGTGCCCGTGCAGCTCCCGGACGGCACGAACGGCGTGCAGCTGGTGCGGTTCGTCGGTGTCGACGGACCCCGCTGGTTCCTGCGCGGGGTGATCTCCGGCCAGGGCGCCGTCCAGCCGGAGGCCGCCGGGCTGCTGGAGACGATCTTCCGGGACACCGTGGTCGTCCGTGGCGAGGGCCCCATGGCGCCGCGCGACCCGATCGTCCTCAAGCTGCCCAACGACGCCCAGATGGTGCCCGAGGGCGTCCAGCAGGAGAACCAGGAGGGCTCCAGGTTCTCCGGTGACATGGGCCGGCTCCAGCGCGGCCCCGAGATCACCGAGGTGCGCTGA
- the kdpF gene encoding K(+)-transporting ATPase subunit F encodes MTVENVVGLVVAAALLGYLVLALLYPERF; translated from the coding sequence GTGACCGTCGAAAACGTCGTCGGCCTCGTCGTGGCCGCCGCCCTGCTGGGCTACCTCGTCCTCGCCCTTCTGTACCCGGAGAGGTTCTGA